A single window of Neisseria sp. KEM232 DNA harbors:
- a CDS encoding glycosyltransferase yields the protein MHILLLPSWYPETPDSLDGIFFRQQAHALARAGLRVGVVAPLFRSPRRWREILTGRYGENIFSETSSPHASGGDCLIPTYTAHNTYLCPPLPHFDRERWLAAGMRLFGRYLKEQGRPDLLHVHAVNHGGILARRIAAKHNIPYIVTEHSSTYARGLIRRWQRPAMNQAAAGAAVRLAVSPAFCRLLESEYPGLNWQYLPNILGADFAEPFTAQRPSENQTSDTFTFCSVGRLDHNKGFDILLDAFARALQSQPALRLEIGGGGNELGNLQNQAGRLNIAHAVTFHGALVPADVRRLMRRSDAFVLASRSETFGVVFIEALSQGLPIAATRCGGPEGIVNDGNGLLVPPENPEALASALLELHANCRRYDRETLRAHCLAEYGEAAVTGRLKEIYRQVLQQD from the coding sequence ATGCACATCCTCCTCCTCCCCTCCTGGTATCCCGAAACGCCCGACTCCCTCGACGGCATCTTCTTCCGCCAACAGGCGCACGCCCTCGCCCGCGCCGGCCTGCGCGTCGGCGTCGTCGCACCTCTGTTCCGCTCGCCGCGCCGCTGGCGCGAAATCCTCACAGGCCGCTACGGCGAAAACATCTTTTCAGAAACGTCATCCCCGCACGCCTCAGGCGGGGACTGCCTCATTCCCACCTACACCGCCCACAACACCTACCTCTGCCCGCCCCTGCCCCATTTCGACCGCGAACGTTGGCTCGCCGCCGGCATGCGCCTGTTCGGGCGCTACCTCAAAGAACAAGGCCGCCCCGACCTCCTGCACGTCCACGCCGTCAACCACGGCGGCATCCTCGCCCGTCGCATCGCCGCCAAACACAATATCCCCTATATCGTCACCGAACACAGCAGCACCTACGCGCGCGGCCTCATCCGCCGCTGGCAGCGCCCCGCCATGAACCAAGCGGCGGCAGGCGCGGCGGTGCGGCTGGCCGTCAGCCCCGCCTTCTGCCGCCTGCTCGAAAGCGAATACCCCGGCCTGAACTGGCAATACCTGCCCAACATCCTCGGCGCAGACTTCGCCGAACCCTTTACCGCCCAAAGGCCGTCTGAAAACCAAACAAGCGACACCTTCACCTTCTGTTCCGTCGGCCGCCTCGACCACAACAAAGGCTTCGACATCCTTCTTGACGCCTTCGCCCGCGCCCTGCAAAGCCAACCCGCCCTGCGCCTCGAAATCGGCGGCGGCGGCAACGAACTGGGCAATTTGCAAAACCAGGCAGGCCGTCTGAACATCGCACACGCCGTCACCTTCCACGGCGCACTCGTCCCCGCCGACGTGCGCCGCCTCATGCGCCGCAGCGATGCCTTCGTCCTCGCCAGCCGCAGCGAAACCTTCGGCGTCGTCTTTATCGAAGCCCTGTCGCAGGGACTACCCATCGCCGCCACCCGCTGCGGCGGCCCTGAAGGCATCGTCAACGACGGCAACGGCCTCCTCGTCCCACCCGAAAACCCCGAAGCCCTCGCCTCCGCCCTGCTCGAACTGCACGCTAACTGCCGCCGCTACGACCGCGAAACCCTGCGCGCCCACTGCCTCGCCGAATACGGCGAAGCCGCCGTCACAGGCCGTCTGAAAGAAATCTACCGGCAAGTGCTGCAGCAGGACTGA
- a CDS encoding phosphoglycerate kinase — MAFLKLTDQNVSGKTVLIRADMNVPFKDGKISDDTRIRASLASIRYCLDNGAAVIVMTHLGRPTEGEFHPEDDVAPVAAHLGALLGKEIKVFNDWRENKPVLQAGEVAMLQNVRVNKGEKKNDAGLGKAYAALCDIFVNDAFGTAHRAQASTEAVATAAPLACAGVLMAGELDALGKALKNPARPMAAVVAGSKVSTKLTILDSLADKVDQLIVGGGIANTFLFASGKPIGKSLAEHDLVEESKKIMAKMAAKGGSVPLPVDVVVAKEFAADAEATVKNIDDVAADDMILDIGPKSAAELSALLQQAGTIVWNGPVGVFEFDQFAGGTKALADAVAQSSGFSIAGGGDTLAAIAKFGVTERIGYISTGGGAFLEFLEGKELPAVAALEKRDA, encoded by the coding sequence ATGGCATTTTTGAAACTCACCGACCAAAACGTTTCCGGCAAAACCGTACTTATCCGCGCCGACATGAACGTACCGTTTAAAGACGGCAAAATCAGCGACGACACGCGCATCCGCGCCTCGCTCGCTTCCATCCGCTACTGCCTCGACAACGGCGCGGCGGTTATCGTGATGACCCACCTCGGCCGCCCCACCGAAGGCGAATTCCACCCCGAAGACGATGTTGCCCCCGTGGCCGCGCATCTGGGCGCGCTGTTGGGCAAAGAAATCAAAGTGTTCAACGACTGGCGCGAAAACAAACCCGTTTTGCAGGCGGGCGAAGTGGCGATGCTGCAAAACGTGCGCGTCAACAAAGGCGAAAAGAAAAACGATGCCGGATTGGGCAAAGCCTATGCCGCTTTGTGCGATATTTTTGTGAACGACGCATTCGGCACGGCGCACCGCGCCCAAGCTTCCACCGAAGCCGTAGCCACAGCCGCGCCGCTTGCCTGCGCGGGCGTATTGATGGCGGGCGAACTCGATGCGCTGGGCAAGGCCTTGAAAAACCCTGCCCGCCCGATGGCCGCCGTGGTTGCCGGCAGCAAGGTTTCCACCAAACTCACTATTCTCGACTCGCTGGCCGACAAGGTTGACCAGCTTATCGTGGGCGGCGGCATCGCCAACACCTTCCTGTTCGCTTCGGGCAAACCCATCGGCAAATCGCTGGCCGAGCACGATTTGGTGGAAGAATCGAAAAAAATCATGGCGAAAATGGCGGCCAAAGGCGGCAGCGTGCCCCTGCCGGTGGACGTGGTGGTGGCCAAAGAATTTGCCGCCGACGCGGAAGCAACCGTCAAAAACATCGACGATGTGGCGGCCGACGACATGATTCTCGACATCGGCCCGAAATCCGCCGCCGAACTCTCCGCGCTGCTGCAACAGGCAGGCACCATCGTGTGGAACGGGCCGGTAGGCGTGTTTGAGTTTGACCAATTTGCAGGCGGCACCAAAGCACTGGCCGATGCCGTTGCCCAAAGCAGCGGCTTCTCCATCGCCGGCGGCGGCGACACACTGGCGGCCATCGCCAAATTCGGCGTAACCGAGCGCATCGGCTACATCTCCACCGGCGGCGGCGCGTTCCTCGAATTTTTGGAAGGCAAAGAGCTGCCCGCCGTGGCCGCGCTGGAAAAACGCGACGCGTAA
- the lpxB gene encoding lipid-A-disaccharide synthase has protein sequence MTAPSPLIALCAGEASGDLLGAHLIEAIRARCPQARFTGIGGARMAKLGFESLYDQEKLAVRGFAEVVKRLPEILKIRKGLTADMLRLRPDVFVGIDAPDFNLAVEGRLKAAGIATVHYVSPSVWAWRRERVNSIVKQANRVLCLFPMEPQLYRDAGGRAEFVGHPMAQTLPLQADRAAARAKMKLDPQTPVFALLPGSRVSEIDYMAPVFFQTAALVLQRLPAARFLLPVATHATRVRLMEILAKDAYKRLPIQLMTTHTDLACTAADAVLVTSGTATLEVALCKRPMVISYKISPLTYAYVKRKIKVPHVGLPNILLGREAVPELLQGKAKPALLADALIKWYESPEAVAALENDFRELHLTLRKDTAALAAQNVLEEADVAI, from the coding sequence ATGACTGCCCCCTCCCCCCTTATTGCCCTGTGCGCGGGCGAAGCCTCCGGCGATCTGCTCGGCGCGCACCTGATCGAAGCGATACGCGCCCGCTGCCCGCAGGCGCGGTTCACCGGCATCGGCGGCGCGCGCATGGCCAAGCTCGGCTTCGAGAGCCTTTACGATCAGGAAAAACTCGCCGTGCGCGGCTTTGCCGAAGTGGTGAAACGCCTGCCCGAAATCCTGAAAATCCGCAAAGGTTTGACCGCCGACATGCTGCGCCTGCGCCCCGACGTGTTCGTCGGCATCGACGCGCCCGATTTCAACCTAGCCGTGGAAGGCCGTCTGAAAGCGGCGGGCATCGCCACCGTGCATTACGTCAGCCCCTCCGTGTGGGCGTGGCGGCGCGAGCGGGTAAACAGCATCGTCAAACAGGCCAACCGCGTGCTGTGTCTCTTCCCGATGGAACCGCAGCTCTACCGCGACGCGGGCGGGCGGGCGGAATTTGTCGGCCACCCGATGGCGCAGACCCTGCCGCTGCAAGCCGACCGCGCCGCCGCCCGTGCCAAAATGAAGCTCGACCCGCAAACGCCCGTTTTCGCCCTGCTGCCCGGCAGCCGCGTCAGCGAAATCGACTACATGGCGCCCGTCTTTTTTCAGACGGCCGCCCTCGTTCTGCAACGCCTGCCCGCCGCCCGCTTCCTGCTGCCCGTCGCCACCCACGCCACCCGCGTGCGCCTGATGGAAATCTTAGCCAAAGACGCCTACAAACGCCTGCCGATCCAACTGATGACCACCCACACCGACCTGGCCTGCACCGCCGCCGACGCCGTGCTCGTCACCAGCGGCACGGCTACATTGGAAGTCGCCCTGTGCAAGCGGCCGATGGTCATCAGCTACAAAATCTCGCCGCTCACCTACGCCTATGTGAAGCGCAAAATCAAAGTGCCGCACGTCGGCCTGCCCAACATCCTGCTCGGACGCGAAGCCGTGCCCGAGCTGTTGCAGGGCAAAGCCAAACCCGCGCTTTTGGCCGACGCGCTGATCAAGTGGTACGAATCGCCCGAAGCCGTCGCCGCGCTGGAAAACGACTTCCGCGAACTGCACCTCACCCTACGCAAAGACACCGCCGCGCTGGCGGCGCAAAACGTGCTGGAAGAAGCAGACGTGGCAATCTGA
- the prfB gene encoding peptide chain release factor 2: MEAERINQLNNQLDDLEQRSADIRDYLDYQGKKDRLEEVVGLSEDPDLWNDPKRAQEIGKERKILEGVVLTLDGIASGIDDNRMLIEMAVEENDADGFAAIENDVAELEKQMAGLEFKRMFNQPADPNNCFVDITAGAGGTEAEDWAGMLLRMYTRYAERKGFKVEVIEQDDGEIAGINNATLRLEGEYAYGLLRTETGVHRLVRYSPFDSNNKRHTSFASVFVYPEVDDSFEVEINPADLRTDTYRASGAGGQHINKTDSAVRITHIPTGIVVQSQSSRSQHENRRIVMEMLRSKLFELEMRKRNEEKQALEEGKSDVGWGSQIRSYVLDSSRIKDLRTGHEVGNTKAVLDGDLDGFIEASLKQGV; the protein is encoded by the coding sequence ATGGAAGCCGAACGCATCAACCAGCTCAACAACCAGCTCGACGACCTCGAACAGCGCAGCGCCGACATCCGCGACTATCTGGACTACCAGGGCAAAAAAGACCGCCTGGAAGAAGTGGTCGGCCTCTCCGAAGACCCCGATCTGTGGAACGACCCCAAACGCGCGCAGGAAATCGGAAAAGAGCGCAAAATCCTCGAAGGCGTGGTGCTCACCCTCGACGGCATCGCCTCGGGCATCGACGACAACCGCATGCTGATTGAAATGGCCGTCGAAGAAAACGACGCCGACGGCTTTGCCGCCATCGAAAACGACGTGGCCGAACTCGAAAAACAAATGGCCGGCCTCGAATTCAAACGCATGTTCAACCAACCCGCCGACCCCAACAACTGCTTCGTGGACATCACCGCAGGCGCAGGCGGCACCGAAGCCGAAGACTGGGCGGGCATGCTGCTTCGCATGTACACCCGCTATGCCGAGCGCAAAGGCTTCAAAGTGGAAGTGATCGAGCAGGACGACGGCGAAATCGCCGGCATCAACAACGCCACCCTCCGCCTCGAAGGCGAATACGCCTATGGTTTGCTGCGCACCGAAACCGGCGTGCACCGCCTCGTGCGCTACTCGCCCTTCGATTCCAACAACAAACGCCACACCTCCTTTGCCTCCGTCTTCGTCTATCCCGAAGTGGACGACAGCTTCGAAGTCGAAATCAACCCCGCCGATTTGCGCACCGACACCTACCGCGCATCGGGCGCGGGCGGACAGCACATCAACAAAACCGACTCCGCCGTGCGCATCACCCACATTCCCACCGGCATCGTCGTCCAATCGCAATCCAGCCGCTCGCAGCACGAAAACCGCCGCATCGTGATGGAAATGCTGCGCTCCAAACTGTTCGAGTTGGAAATGCGCAAGCGCAACGAAGAAAAACAGGCGCTCGAAGAAGGCAAATCCGATGTCGGCTGGGGCAGCCAAATCCGCTCCTACGTGCTCGACTCCTCGCGCATCAAAGACCTGCGCACCGGGCACGAAGTCGGCAACACCAAAGCCGTGCTCGACGGCGATTTGGACGGCTTTATCGAAGCCAGCCTGAAACAAGGCGTGTAA
- a CDS encoding GIY-YIG nuclease family protein — translation MTDTAPPDTAWSVYLILCGNGSLYCGISNRPAARFAAHRNGRGARYTRMHKPQQMRLTDSGLTKSAAQKREAQIKRLGKAEKTALWQHAAPLPDTETTA, via the coding sequence ATGACCGACACCGCCCCGCCCGACACCGCATGGAGCGTCTACCTCATCCTCTGCGGCAACGGCTCGCTCTACTGCGGCATCAGCAACCGCCCCGCCGCACGCTTTGCCGCCCACCGCAACGGACGCGGCGCCCGCTACACCCGCATGCACAAACCGCAACAAATGCGCCTCACCGACAGCGGCCTCACCAAAAGCGCGGCGCAAAAACGCGAAGCGCAAATCAAACGCCTGGGCAAAGCCGAAAAAACCGCACTCTGGCAACACGCCGCCCCGCTCCCCGACACGGAAACCACCGCATGA